One bacterium genomic window, GCTCGAACTGCTGATGAAGCAGGACCAGATGTCGATGGCTGCATCGATCGAGTCGCGGGTGCCGTTTTTGGATCATCATCTGGTGGAGTTTGCGTTCTCGTTGCCGGACGAATTGAAGATAAAGGGCTTTGATACGAAGCGGATATTGCGGGCGGCATTTGCGGAAGATATTCCGAGGGAGATCTTGACCAGACCGAAAGCGGGATTCCCGGTGCCGATAAAACGGTGGTTTGCGAACGAATATCACGATGTCGCACGAAAAATCATCTTGGGAGACGATTCGTTCTGTGGGTCAAATTTCAACCGCGAGTTGATTGCCAGGTACTTTGAATTGCACCGAGCGGGCAAGTACAACTACTCCGACCAGATTTGGACGCTGCTCAACATTGAGCTTTGGCACACGATGTACATCCGGGAAGAATCGTGGGAGAAGATCAAGATCGCGGTATGAGAGTTCTCTGGATAAAATCAGATTTTCCGCTTCCGGCTGACACTGGAGGCAAGATACGCACCAAGCATCTGCTGGTTGAGTTGGCGAAACGAGCGGAAGTGACATTCCTCTGCTATGTGACACCGGATCACGAGCAAAAATATCTCGACGAGATGCGCGGTTATGGAATCAAGGTTGAGGCCGTGGTTCGGAAGGAAGAGAATAAGCAGGGGATAGGGTTTCAACTACGCGTGTTGTCGAAGCTGCTTTCGCCGCGGCCGTACATTGTGAACAAGTATATCACTAAGGAAATGATCGCGAAGGTGGAAGAACTCGCTACACCTGAACGGTGCGATATCGTACTATGCGATTTTCTGGAGATGGCGTGGTGCCGCGACTATGTCGGCAAGGTGCCCTCGGTGCTATTTGAGCATAATGTGGAGACGATGATTTGGCGGCGGTATCATGAGGTAGAGACGAATCCGCTGAAGCGGCTCTATTTCGGATATGAGAAGCAAAGAATGGCGAAATACGAGGCGGATGCGTGCCAGAGATTCGATCATGTGCTGACGGTGTCAGAATTTGACGGTGAAAAACTGAAACAAGAATTCGGATTGCGCGGTTATACGGTTTTGCCAACGGGAGTTGACATCGACTACTTTGCGCCACAGAGGGGCGAGGTAGCAAAGCGATTGGTCTTCTGCGGTTCGATGGACTGGATGCCGAATATTGACGGGTTCTGGTGGTTCTACCGCGACGTGTATCCGCTTGTGCGGGAACAGGTTGCTGAAATTTCATTTTCCGTGGTCGGGCGCCGACCGGGGCCGGATATTGTGGAGTGTAGCAGAATCAGATGAGAGTGTATTGGTAAGCGGGACCGTTGAGGATGTACGCCCACATGTTGCGGCCGGTCAACTTTACATAGTCCCACTGCGCGTAGGCGGAGGGACACGTATCAAGATTTACGAGGCTATGGCTATGAAGAAATGTGTGGTGGCGACCTCGGTTGGAGCAGAGGGACTGCCTTTAGTTGCTGGCGAGCACATTGTGCTGGCGGATACGGCTCAGGATTTTGCAGATCGGATAAAGGAGTTGTTGCGAGACGACGTCAAACGCAATAAGATTGCTGAATCCGGTTACCGACTTGTGACCGAGAATTACGGCTGGAGCAGGGCTGCGACGATACTTCACGATGCCCTGCAGGCTACTGAATCGACAAACTGAGGCGGGAATGAAAATATCGATATTCGGAATGGGTTATGTTGGCGCGGTAACTGCGGCTTGTCTGGCTAAGGAAGGGCATGAAGTTATCGGTGTCGATATCAGCAAGGACAAAATCGAACAGATTGCCGCCGGCAAAAGCCCGATTGTAGAAGCCAAGATCGGCGAGATCATGGAAGATGTCGTCAAGAGAGGCGCTTTGAAGGCGACGCTTGATGCGCGAAGTGCAATCAATGACACCGATGTCTCGATGATTTGTGTCGGCACACCATCGCGTGAAAACGGCGATGTCGATTTGACCTACGTCACACGAGTGACCGAAAAAATCGGGCAGGTACTTAAGAACAAGAGCAAATTTCATACGTTGATTTACCGCTCGA contains:
- a CDS encoding glycosyltransferase, whose amino-acid sequence is MGEDQDRGMRVLWIKSDFPLPADTGGKIRTKHLLVELAKRAEVTFLCYVTPDHEQKYLDEMRGYGIKVEAVVRKEENKQGIGFQLRVLSKLLSPRPYIVNKYITKEMIAKVEELATPERCDIVLCDFLEMAWCRDYVGKVPSVLFEHNVETMIWRRYHEVETNPLKRLYFGYEKQRMAKYEADACQRFDHVLTVSEFDGEKLKQEFGLRGYTVLPTGVDIDYFAPQRGEVAKRLVFCGSMDWMPNIDGFWWFYRDVYPLVREQVAEISFSVVGRRPGPDIVECSRIR
- a CDS encoding glycosyltransferase; protein product: MVSGTVEDVRPHVAAGQLYIVPLRVGGGTRIKIYEAMAMKKCVVATSVGAEGLPLVAGEHIVLADTAQDFADRIKELLRDDVKRNKIAESGYRLVTENYGWSRAATILHDALQATESTN